The genomic interval ACGCTTCCCTTTAATCTATTATCTTACATTCTATTTACTTTGGTATATATTATTTTATAAGTATATATATTGGTTTATCTAATGGCTATTATATGTAGTATATGTTTGTAGTAAATTTCTAATTCTTAACAGGTAATTTATAACTTAAATATAATTATGGACAGTATATGTAAAAATACTATACTGCTCATAATTATAACACAATATGGTTAAATTTCAAATTTTACACCTTAAAAATCATATTTATTACTAAGTTATTTACAGATTAGTTTATTCTAATTTGTATATAAATTACATAAGTATTTAAGTTTATCTAATTATTTATTAATTTCTACGTCATACAACATTACTTTCCATAACTTGTTTACATAATTATTTTCTTAAATTTAAATTTTAAGTATTCTTTCCATAGTTTTAATTTAAAAAAGTGAAGAGATTTATCTCTTTTATTATAATCAAGTGATAAGTTCCGCATTATGAAATCATTTAAATAATCAGATATCTGATTATTTAAATGATTTACTGATATTAAATTATCTTCAATAATCCTGTCTATAACTTCATCGGGAATAGTCTTAGTACAAAAATAATATAAAATAGCTGATAGACTATAAATATCTGAATATATACCTTGCTTTGTCTTAGTTGAATAAAATTCTATAGGTGAAAATCCAGGTGTTAGAATGATTTTATCATGATCTTCTTTCTTATAATTAATTGTCGAACCGAAATCAATTAATATAGGTTTATTTTGATTTATTATTATATTATCTGGTTTTATATCTCTATGAATGTAACCCTCTTTATGTATACTATGAATGGCATTTAATAAAGAAAAATATACATCTTCTAAAAATTCATTGATAGAAATATCATCATTTTTTCTCAAATAATCTGTTAATGTTTCTCCAGGATAATACTTCATTACTATATAAACAGTATTATTCTCCTTAAAATAATCATAACATTTAGCAATATTTTTATTTTGTAATTTTTGCATTACCTTTGCTTCATTTAAAAAAGATTCTTTCTCATTTTCTAACTTATCTTTATGTAAACTATTTTTACATACAATATTTATTCCATCTAAATCTCTTAATACTAAATTTGCTGAAAAAAACTCCTTAACAACTACTCTTTGTTTTGTTTGAATATTTATTGCTAAATATACAATTGATAGATTACTTCTTTCAGTTAATTTCTCTACAATCGCATATTTTTCATTTAAAATAGTTGTTTCAGGAAGATAAATATAATCAATTTGTTCGTTTTCAACATGTAAATTGTATGCTTCTTCCATTATAACATCCCATCCTTAAAAGAAGAATAAAAATTTCTCCTTTTCTTCTTCTGTTTTCTGAATCTTTTCTCTAACTCTAGCATAATCTTTCCCTTTACTTACTTTACCATACATCTTATTAGCCTGTTTATAATTGAATAATGCCTCTTTGTATTTTTCATTATCAAACTGCATATCTGCAAGTCCCTCATACTCTTTTGCTTCCTTATATAATTTAGCTGTTGAAACATTTGTGATCTTTTGCTGAATCATCTCCATATCATCTTCCATATCCATTTCTGCATATATAACCTTAGCTTCCATATATCTTAAACTAGCATTTTCAAAATTCTGCATTTTCAGTAATTCATCACCTTCTGCTTCAGCTTTTTGAGCTTTAATAATTTTTTTGCTATCCTCTATTTTTTTCTCTATCCTTGTACAGTCTCTATCTTTACCAATTCTAGAATATATTTTATTAGCTTGCTTAAAGCCAAATAACGCTTCAGTATATTTTGATTTTTCTAACTGAACATCTGCCTGATTTTCATATTCTTTTGCTTCTATATAGGCTTTAGACGAAGAGATACTATTAATCTTTTCTTCAAGTTTACTAACTTTTCTGCTCATTCCTAATTCTGAGTATATAACCTTAGCCTCAGTATATTTTAAGGTAGCACTCTTAAAATCTCTCATTTTAAATAACTCATCACCTGAAGACTCAACTTTTCTAGCTCTAACAACTCTCTGATTACTATTCATTAGCTGTTGGGATTTTTCAATTTTTTGGTTTATTCTTTCTTTTTTATTAGCTAATTCATATTTGCTATATATATCAAGAGCAGCAGTATACTTTTCTTTTGAAACTGAAAACTGATTTGATTTAAAGAACATATTGCCTTCTTCTTCATAGCTTATAGCTTTTAATATATTTTCAGTTTTAGCTATCTTCTCTTCAATATTATTTAAATCATAATCATCAACCTTTAAATACTTTAATTTTGCTGCTTCATATTTAGTTAACGCTCTTTCGTATTTAGCTTCATCAAATTGCTTATCTGCTTCTTTTTCTATTTTTTCACCTAGTATTATAGTTTCCGTTCTTTTCATTTTCTTATCAATCTCTGCTACTTTTTCTTTTTTTCCATGTTTTCTATATGTCTCTTTTGATTTTTTATATTCAGCTAACGCCTGCCTACTATTGCCTTTTCTAGCCAATTTATCGGCTGATCTACTTCTAGTAGTAGCTTGCTTTATTTTTCTTAATATTAGTTGTTTCTGTCTTTTGAGATTACTAGCTGCCCTTATTTTTCTATAAACAATAAAACCGCCTGTTAGCATAAAAATTGGAATTAATATTACTGCAGCTTTTTTATATAAGTTCTTTCGACTATTTTTTTCTTCTTTGAATACTTTTTTGGCAAATACAGAGACCATAGAATAATTGTCAAGATTATCATTATCTTTGTTTAACATAATTCCTTCTAATTCCTCTATAAAACCTTGAGCTTCAGTTGCTTCTTTTGCAGCAGCTCCTATTTCTTTATCCTCAAGGTTTTCCCAAAACCCTGAAGTACACATTAATAGAAAATCATCATCTTTTAATGTATGTTTCTTACTTACATATGGCTTGATTTTATCTCTTTGCCCTAAATAATCTGTAAGGTTATTTCGCTCTTGATGATGATTTATTTGTCTATCTTCTAACTCACCTGCATCAACCATCATTTGAGCTAAACTATGGTCCTTACTCTTAAGATTAATTCTACCTTTTCTTAAATGATACAATCGTGTGTTACCTACATTACCCCAAATAATCGAATTATAGTCAGTAATAACAACCAATACTGCAGACTGCAAATTCATCATGCGACTCTCATGCAGCAAAGCCTGATTAGCATTCCTAATATACTTCTTTATATGTCTTTTTTTCATAGAAGGATTTTCTGTAAAATCATTCAATATACTTCCTACTACTATCTCTGCACTTAAGACATCAGGAGCTGAATCTAATCCGTCAGCTAATACCCAACATGCCATATCATCATGTTCCGCATAAGCAAAATAATCTCTATTTTTTTTAAAATTACCAGGCTTACTTATGAATTTTGTTAATAATTCACTATTATCTTTTCTCATCTTCTTTCCCCCGCTTTGATGTTAATTATAGATATAAAATTGCAAATTAAATTATAAACCCTCTCAAAAAATATTTGAAATTAATATTTTTTTATTTGACCTTTTCTAATACGATGACTGTAGCATTATCTTGGTTAGTTCTATGCTTATTTAATACCAATTTTAATATCATCTCCGAAGTATCTATGGGATGAATCTTCTTTTCTAGAATATTCTCCAATTCTATATTAGAAATTACATCAGATATTCCATCACTACAAATAATTATCTTATCTTCTTTCTTTAATTCTATTGGAGTCTTACTATAATCAATCTCATGAAAATCTTCATACCCTAAATAACTTGTAAGTCTATCTCTTTTAGGATGACTAAACTGCTCTTCTCTACTTATTTCGCCTGCTTTATACTCTGCCTTTAACTTATTCGCATAGATATGTTTTTGATTCATCGGAAACAATTCTCGGTTTCTATAAAGATATAAACTGCTATCTCCAACAGCTGCCCAATAAAACACATTATTATTAAACATCGCTGTAACCAAGGTTGTCCCAACATGTCTGTTTTCAGCTAACTCTAACACTTTAGAATTGCTTATGTATGCAGTGTTGATTAAGAATTTGTTAATAGAATTAATATTGTAATTCCTAGAAAATGCTTCTAAAAAAGTTTGTACTACTAAATCACTCGCTTCCTTACCTAAAGCAAAACCTCCCATTCCATCAGCCAATACAGCTAAAATCCTATTATCATCCTTTATTGTAGCAAAAGCATCCTCTTGTTCTTTTCTATTGCCAATAGTTTGAGCATTCCCTATTAATATTTCTGATTTGCATTTTTTATTCTTAAAATTAGCCTTTAAAAGATACTTAATTATCAATAACAATCCAATAAACCAAAATACAATATTAGGAAATTGTACAATCGTTCTAAGCAATATATTCTACTCCTTTTTTAATCTAAATTCTAGATGATTCTCCTTTTATTAATTTATAAGTCATTCTCCCACTCAAAATGCTGACCACATAATGGAATAAATATAAATTCGCTATTACCCATTCCCACTACATCATACGGCGATAACTCTGTCGGAGCATAGATTGCTTCTTCATTAACATAAATTATACCTGTTGTTTCTGCCCCTGGAATTAACATAAAATGTCGCCGCTTAGGATTGTAACTTATTACTGCATGGTTCCTACGGGATATTGCATTATCTCCTTTAATATATATATGCATATCTTCCGAACGACCTATGAAGTTCTTCTCACTTAAAATTCTATAATCTTTTCCTCGTTGTGCACCATCTATACATACTAACCAACCTACTACCGGATTTATACCATCTTGATTATCCCAATATGCTAAAGTCTTTACCCCATTTTTATTTGTATCTGAAACTGTGGATGTCTTTTTTTCTTGTTTAGCTCCCATGTTTCCTTCTAAATTCTGTTCATCACAATAAGGACATTGCTTATATTTTTTAGGATTATATAAATGACCGCTTTGACACCTTTCCATCTTCATCTTTACACTACCTCCTATGTCTTTTATTTAACTAATAATTTCGTATTTGCTATATATATAGTATCCCCCGAATTGATTGGATAAGGTTTACCCTCGTTAATTTTAAATTTCTTATCTGTGTTCTTTCTTTTAATTCCACTTCCATTTGAAGAGCCGATATCCTCAAAATACCATTTATCACCTGTATTATTCATTACTGCATGTTCACGACTTATAAGAGATGAATAAGTTGCTTGAGATAAATCTACATCTACTTCATTTACCTTTGTTTTTTTACCTATTAATACAGATCTTAATTCATTAATATCCCATTCATGTATTATCTTATCATCACTATCTTTCAATATTAGTGATCTTATTTCGTGATTTACTCTTCTCTCAATCCTTCCCCTTCTATACCTCTTTACTAAGAATACTATTCCTATAATAATCGGGATAGCGATGCTTACTATTAATAATCTCCGATCCTGATATACTAAATTAAAATAGACTATAAGTGCTGATACTCCCATCACCACTAAGAAATTTATGATTTTTAATAACAAACTATTTTTGTTACTATTTGTAATAATAGCATCATTTTTATCTTTAGCATTATTTATATCATATTCATTATTCTTGTACTTTGATATTTTGCGCTTTAAATAGTATCTCTTAATATGTTGAGGTATGTTAATTATAGATAATATTCTTCTTAATATATGATTAAATTTCTTCATGAATATCCCCCCGTTCTTTATTCCTTGACACCAAAACATCTATCAAAAAGATCATCAGTGTCCATAGGGTTCTTTTTTTCTTTTTTCTTCTTTACCTTCTTTTTTGTTTTAGGATTAAATCCAAAGAAGCTTTCAAAGTTTTTTTCAACATTTCTAAAGTCTCCTTGATTAAATTTATTATGAACACTTTGGCTATTTTTCTTTTTATTTTTATTCCTAGCTCTATTAAATCTTCTAGCTAATTTAACATCATATTTTCTTCTACTATCCTCGGAACTTAATACTTCATATGCTCCAACAATTTCTTTAAATTTCTCTTCCATCTTTTTATCATTCTGATGTTTATCTGGATGATATTTTAATGCTAATTTCCTATAAGCTTTTTTAATCTGTGAAAAATCAACATTCTGATTCACACCCAAAATTTTATAATAATTCTTCATAAATTATTTATATGCCCCCCTTATTTTAATCAACTATTATCTTCTTTGGACCTTTATCTCTTCTCTCTTCATTTAATTTAACCCCAGATAATTCCTTAACTATCTTCTTCATATATTCATATAACTCTAAATTTGTATAACCTTTCTCAGCTATACCTAATCTTCTAACTAAATAACTTATTATTACATCTCTATCTATAGTTTTTGAATTTAAAGATTCCATCGCAAATATAGTATCCAAATTATTATCATATGAAGCTTTTAATAATTTTTTAGCAAAAGTCCTTATAATTAAAGGATGAAGTGTATGTTTCTCTACGTTAGCATACTTTACATTAATTATATTTATAGTATTATATTTAGTAGAAAAATCTAAGAAATCATTATAATTAGATCTTAATTCTGCTCCTTCTCTAAGCTTAAATCTTCCTAATTCAAATTCATCCTCTTTTAATTCTATCTTATTATCAAAAAAGATTTCACTATTATAAGTTCTAAAATCTTCTGTTTCTTCAATTTGAGCCACTCTAAATTTAATTACCATTTCTTTATTTGTATTAGTATAATTTAAATTTTGGCTTTTATCTAGTATATACACCACCCCTCCAAATTTAATGACTCCTCTCTTTATATGTATATAATCATCCTCAATTAAAAGATTGCTCCCGGCTATTATTCCATTAGAGTAATCCTGAAAATAAAGATCTATAAAGTTCCTAGGATAATCTCTAAGATTCTCAAGCATACTCTGTTTTAAAATTCTTCCTTTTGCAAAGTAAGGAAATTTATTATTAAACAATGTCTTCTCCTTTCTATATTTTATTATTTTAGTCCATCAAAGAAATCTAGCTGAGATAGGTCATCTTCAAAGGTAAAGTATTCTTTCTTTCCTATATGTAATTGCTCATCTTCTCTACAGACTGGTAAGACAAAGAATCCCCAGTTATCATCAGCAGTAAATAAGAAGAACTTCACCGCACCATTACGAATAGTGTCTGTCTCTTCCTGTAATATCTTACCTGCATATTGCTCTATGATAT from Selenihalanaerobacter shriftii carries:
- a CDS encoding serine/threonine protein kinase, encoding MEEAYNLHVENEQIDYIYLPETTILNEKYAIVEKLTERSNLSIVYLAINIQTKQRVVVKEFFSANLVLRDLDGINIVCKNSLHKDKLENEKESFLNEAKVMQKLQNKNIAKCYDYFKENNTVYIVMKYYPGETLTDYLRKNDDISINEFLEDVYFSLLNAIHSIHKEGYIHRDIKPDNIIINQNKPILIDFGSTINYKKEDHDKIILTPGFSPIEFYSTKTKQGIYSDIYSLSAILYYFCTKTIPDEVIDRIIEDNLISVNHLNNQISDYLNDFIMRNLSLDYNKRDKSLHFFKLKLWKEYLKFKFKKIIM
- a CDS encoding PP2C family protein-serine/threonine phosphatase, translating into MRKDNSELLTKFISKPGNFKKNRDYFAYAEHDDMACWVLADGLDSAPDVLSAEIVVGSILNDFTENPSMKKRHIKKYIRNANQALLHESRMMNLQSAVLVVITDYNSIIWGNVGNTRLYHLRKGRINLKSKDHSLAQMMVDAGELEDRQINHHQERNNLTDYLGQRDKIKPYVSKKHTLKDDDFLLMCTSGFWENLEDKEIGAAAKEATEAQGFIEELEGIMLNKDNDNLDNYSMVSVFAKKVFKEEKNSRKNLYKKAAVILIPIFMLTGGFIVYRKIRAASNLKRQKQLILRKIKQATTRSRSADKLARKGNSRQALAEYKKSKETYRKHGKKEKVAEIDKKMKRTETIILGEKIEKEADKQFDEAKYERALTKYEAAKLKYLKVDDYDLNNIEEKIAKTENILKAISYEEEGNMFFKSNQFSVSKEKYTAALDIYSKYELANKKERINQKIEKSQQLMNSNQRVVRARKVESSGDELFKMRDFKSATLKYTEAKVIYSELGMSRKVSKLEEKINSISSSKAYIEAKEYENQADVQLEKSKYTEALFGFKQANKIYSRIGKDRDCTRIEKKIEDSKKIIKAQKAEAEGDELLKMQNFENASLRYMEAKVIYAEMDMEDDMEMIQQKITNVSTAKLYKEAKEYEGLADMQFDNEKYKEALFNYKQANKMYGKVSKGKDYARVREKIQKTEEEKEKFLFFF
- a CDS encoding PP2C family protein-serine/threonine phosphatase; translated protein: MLRTIVQFPNIVFWFIGLLLIIKYLLKANFKNKKCKSEILIGNAQTIGNRKEQEDAFATIKDDNRILAVLADGMGGFALGKEASDLVVQTFLEAFSRNYNINSINKFLINTAYISNSKVLELAENRHVGTTLVTAMFNNNVFYWAAVGDSSLYLYRNRELFPMNQKHIYANKLKAEYKAGEISREEQFSHPKRDRLTSYLGYEDFHEIDYSKTPIELKKEDKIIICSDGISDVISNIELENILEKKIHPIDTSEMILKLVLNKHRTNQDNATVIVLEKVK
- a CDS encoding FHA domain-containing protein, with amino-acid sequence MKMERCQSGHLYNPKKYKQCPYCDEQNLEGNMGAKQEKKTSTVSDTNKNGVKTLAYWDNQDGINPVVGWLVCIDGAQRGKDYRILSEKNFIGRSEDMHIYIKGDNAISRRNHAVISYNPKRRHFMLIPGAETTGIIYVNEEAIYAPTELSPYDVVGMGNSEFIFIPLCGQHFEWENDL
- a CDS encoding FHA domain-containing protein, encoding MKKFNHILRRILSIINIPQHIKRYYLKRKISKYKNNEYDINNAKDKNDAIITNSNKNSLLLKIINFLVVMGVSALIVYFNLVYQDRRLLIVSIAIPIIIGIVFLVKRYRRGRIERRVNHEIRSLILKDSDDKIIHEWDINELRSVLIGKKTKVNEVDVDLSQATYSSLISREHAVMNNTGDKWYFEDIGSSNGSGIKRKNTDKKFKINEGKPYPINSGDTIYIANTKLLVK
- a CDS encoding DnaJ domain-containing protein, giving the protein MKNYYKILGVNQNVDFSQIKKAYRKLALKYHPDKHQNDKKMEEKFKEIVGAYEVLSSEDSRRKYDVKLARRFNRARNKNKKKNSQSVHNKFNQGDFRNVEKNFESFFGFNPKTKKKVKKKKEKKNPMDTDDLFDRCFGVKE
- a CDS encoding DNA and RNA helicase — its product is MYILDKSQNLNYTNTNKEMVIKFRVAQIEETEDFRTYNSEIFFDNKIELKEDEFELGRFKLREGAELRSNYNDFLDFSTKYNTINIINVKYANVEKHTLHPLIIRTFAKKLLKASYDNNLDTIFAMESLNSKTIDRDVIISYLVRRLGIAEKGYTNLELYEYMKKIVKELSGVKLNEERRDKGPKKIIVD